The nucleotide window atcaattaaaaaataataaaaaaataaaatttgaaagtgCGATCCATCATAAAATTCTAAATTGACTGGATCGCCCCTGTTTTCTTTGGAAAACTATCTAACTTTGGATCGCCCTTGTTTTCTTTGATAGCTAAATATGTTGTGGTTGTGGAACTCCAAGTTTATTTAGTAATGTTGAATTTTGGCATCATATGTGGTAATATGTTTATGATTGAACCTCGATCTACCAAGCCCTAGGGACTTGGAGTTTTGGTTTAAATTGTCTCTCAAACTGGTGGTGTTTCCtgtgtacatatacatgagaaGATTTCCTGTGGAACAAAATTACCGAAATATCCTAGGTGCGTAAAAGTGAAACTCTTAAAGATAGGGTGACTGAAATGATCCATGTACGTGAAAGTGAAATTCCTGAAGATAGGGTGGCCGAAATCCTGTCCAGGTTGCCGCCGAAGTCTCTGATGCGGTTCAAATGTATACGCAAGTCTTGGTGCACGGTCATCAACAATCCAAGTTTTATGGCCAAACACCTCAGCAATTCCGTTGACAACAAATTCTCATCCTCCACTTGTATCCTTCTCCACCGTTCTCAGATGCCCGTTTTCCCGGACAGAAGTTGGAAACGAGAATATTTCTGGTCCATGATTAATCTTTCCCAGGATAGTGATGAGCACAACCTTTATTATGATGTTGAGGACCTAAATATACAATTTCCATTGGAAGATCATGATCATGTATCGATTCATGGCTATTGCAATGGGATTGTCTGTCTAATAGTAGGGAAAAATGCTGTTTTATACAATCCTGCAACGAGGGAACTGAAGCAACTACCTGATTCATGCCTTCTTCTACCTTCCCCTCAGGAGGGAAAATTCGAATTGGAATCGACCTTTCAAGGAATGGGATTTGGCTATGATAGCAAAGCTAAAGAATACAAGGTTGTGAAAATTATAGAAATTTGTGAGTATTCAGATGATATGCGAACTTTTTCTCATCGTATTGCTCTTCCTCACACGGCTGAGGTGTATGTCACAACTACTGACTCTTGGAGAGTGATCGAGATTGAAATATCAAGTGATACCTATAACTGTTCTTATTCAGTATACTTAAAGGGATTTTGTTATTGTTTGCAAGTGATGACGAGGAATACATACTTTCATTTGATTTAGGCGATGAGATATTTCATAGAATACAATTGCCTTATAGGAAAGAATccggttttttgttttatgatcTTTTTCTGTATAATGAATCCATCGCTTCTTTTTGCTCTCATTATGATAAAAGTGACAATTCTAGAATATTGGAAATACTTGAAATATGGGTAATGGACGACTGTGACGGAGTCAAGAGTTTATGGACAAAACTGCTAACCCTTGGACCCTTTAAAGACAATGAGAATTTATTGACATTTTGGAAAAGCGACGAGTTTCTTATGGTTACCTTCGATAAAAGAGTCATCTCTTATAATTCTAGTACCGGAAATCTCAAGTATATTCATATTCCTCCTATTATCAATAAGGTTACAAATCTCGAAGCTCTTATTTATGTGGAAAGTATTGTTTCAGTCAAGTGAGTTGAGGGCAAAGTTCCATTTTCTCCTATTTAATTTGTATGCATGATATAATGCttgattttgcatttttttagttttggtttgcGGCCTTTGGAATATATTTGCTTATCATGGGCTACCTTCAGTTTTTGGGTTTTCCACATTTTgtaattactttagtctaaactCTCTGCACAATATTCTGGCTACAAATGCGAATCTGTACGAGAGGCGGTCTACCACTTCTCCCACATGTCCTATTTGCTTGTGCAATGATGAAACTGTTGAGCATTTGTTCCTCCTATGTCCATGGGTTCAAGCTGTTTGGTTTGGTGGGGTTTTGGGTTATAAGATAAACAGGCTGGCTATTAACTCTTGGGTAAGTTGGCTGCACGCTATTTTTAATCCTGCTATTGGTAATCCTTCTGAGTTGTTATGGACCCAAAGAATGGTGGCTTACACTTGTTGGCATATTTGGAAGGCCAGATATGCTTTTGTGTTTAACAAGGTGCGAATCAACCATTTAAATGTTGTTTTGGCCATATCTAATGCAGTGGGGTCTTTCTTGGCTGTTTCCTGCGGCCCAGAGGTTAATCGGATTCGGGAGTGTGTCGGCCAGGTTCCAGGCTGCGCCCCCTTGTGGTTTCCTCCTCCACCCCATTTTactaaaataaatgttgatgcCAGCTGGTCAAAGATGTTGTGTTCGGGGTTTGTGGGAGTGGTTTTACGTGACGCTGAGGCACATTTCATTGCGGCTGCTCGTTACCACATTCGGGCCCCCTGTGCTGCAGCTGTCGAAGCTATGGCCTTGCTGCGTGGATGTGAACTGGGTGCAACTTTGGGTTTTTATGAGGTTATTTTGGAATCTGACTCTTCCGAGGCGATTTCTTGCCTTTCAAATTCTATTGAGAATGGCAGTTGGGAGGCTGTTCCTACTCTTACAAGAGTGAAGCTCTTGGGGGAAGCCTTCCAGAACTGTCGCTGGTCTTGGGTCCCAAGATCAGCCAATATGGCAGCAGATGCTCTTACGTCGCGTGATTGTGCGGAGCTGTGTGATGTTGTTTGGGTCGATAGGCCTCCATCTTCGCTagtttttgtgttaaacaatGATGGTCTTCCTTGTCCATATTAGTTGTAGAAGGTAGTGTAGGGGGTGACGCCTTAGCCTAGTTGATGCGTCTGTGTTTGTAACTCCTTACACTGCCTTCCTCTTTATCTTGTCGTTTGTTTGCCTCTTTGTAGGCTCTCTTGTTTCTTCTCTAGTCTCTGTGCCCCTGGAATGCACTTTCCTtgatctcaaaaaaaaaaaaaaaagaaaagaaaaggcttTTCAATTGCACTGTACAAATGAACAGTGTTTGGAgctgaatttcattttatttacaaaattgccaCCGCCCCTTCACTAATGTTCAGATTGgaatttctatttatttatgaaattgccACCGCACGGTGGAGAGCGCCCACGTGTCAATCATAGTGCAATACTTTCCCGTCCGTTCCATCCCCTCTTTCATTCCCTCATTCTCTCTCGATTCTCTCTGTAAACATCCATCAAAGCCCCCCATCCCTCCCTTTTCTCACTCTGTAATTTCCCTCAGATCTCACCGATTATCTCTCTCGCCATTCTCAGTCTCGCCAGCCGCGAACTCCTTGACAGCTCGGCATTCTCACTCTATATGTTCGGCTGAGAGAACTCATTCAGTCGTAGAAACGAGGTGTGAAGGTGCGGACCTTACCAATTCTGCGCTTTCTTTTCCAATTAATATCTGAAAATTgacaattttaaaattttgttttattagaAACGATAGGAGGAAGTGGGAAATGGCGAGCGCAGTGGACCCAATTTCATGGTAGGTTGGTTTAAAGCAGTTCCAAAATTTGCGATCGTTTCggatatttttaggtttttctgATTCTTGAAAAAACCATGTTTAAGAGTAAattcattatattttaatttttattgaattcaggtAACCATCTTCAATTTTTCGGTTTGATTTAAAGGAATTATTTAGGCAGAAAAGCTAGGGCTTTCCGGTGAGTTCTTCGGGTTGTACATCCGGGTGGctttaatttgtttaaatttcggGCTTTTGTGATTTGGGACTTATGGTTTGAAATTTACGTTTTTCTAATTTCAGTTCCCACTCAAAAGTTTGTACTGCCTCATCATTAGAACCGTTTCCTTCTGCTCTTCTTCTCGAAACAAGGTCGCATATCCACAGGCCATCAAGGTATgtcattgaattatatattgtatatgtatgtattgtaTTATGCATGTGTGTGAATGCTTTTTTCTCTGTTAATCTGTATTGGTTTTCTTCTGATTTAGTTAATGGACTTTGTTTTTATTTCGGATACTTTGGTTCATGCTAAAGTTATTGAACGTACGATGGAACCAGTGATCTTTCAAAAAGGTTGGTTCTTCTATATTTTTATCCTTTTGGTTCTTCTATAATTTGGTTCCTGTATTCTTAATGAAGCTAAATTGAATAGCTGTTTTTCGTATACTGTATTTGCTTTTGTTAAATTAgttcttttttttgttgaaaaatgttatttggTTTTGTAGATCAAAGTTTTTCAGCAAGAAAATTATCTGTCAAATTAAATTTACTGTTATAATTCTACATGttttgttgaaaaatgttatttggTTTTGCAGATCAAAGTTTTTTAGCAAGAAAATTATCTGTCAAATTAAATTTACTGTTATAATTCTACATGTTCTTGGTTTGTATTTATTTTACTTGATTGTGTTAGTGGTTGCTTTTGTTTTCACCCAGCTACAAAACTTTGCCTACACTGTCCATCTCTGTTCTCCGCTGTCCGTTACTGTaagtcctttttctttttccagatTTTTCAATCCTTTTATGTTTCATTTTCTGAAATCTTCATgtttctctgtgtgtgtgtgtgtgtgtatgtatgtatgtatgtgtgtgtgtgtgtgtgtgtgtgtgtgtgtgtgtgtgtgtgtgtgtgtgtgtgtgtgtgtgtgtgtgtgtgtgtgtatgtgtgtatgtatgtatgtgtgtgtgtgtgtctgtatgtatgtatgtgtgtgtgtgtgtgtgtgtgtgtatgtatgtgtgtgtgtatgtatgtgtgtgtatgtatgtatgtgtgtatgtatgtgtgtgtgtgtgtgtgtgtgtgtgtgtgtgtgtgtgtgtgtgtgtgtgtgtgtgtgtgtgtgtgtgtgtgtgtgtgtgtgtgtgtgtgtgtgtgtctgtgtgtctgtgtgtgtctgtgtgtgtctgtgtgtgtctGTGTCTGTATGTGTGTGTCTGTATGTGTGTGTCTGtatgtgtgtgtctgtgtgtgtctgtgtgtgtctgtgtgtgtctGTATGTGTGTAGTGGATTAGTGTCATATTGCACTTATTTAGTGGTTGGGGTGTAAGTAATGTGCTTATGCATACGTGtttcttagttttaatttaagtTTTCTGCATTTAAAGAGTGGTTAAAGAAAAGTTTTATGTAATTGATTTTCTGCTATAATGTTTTGAATTCCTTATTTATATAGTTCTACATGTTCTTGATTTGCATTTATTTTACTTGATTGTATTAGTGGTTGCTTTTGTTTTCACCCAGCTACGAAAACTTTTCCTACACTGTCTTACACTGTTCATCTCTGTTCTCCGCCGTCCGTCACTGCaagtcctttttctttttcgagAATTTTCAATCCTTTAATGTTTCATTTTCTGAAATCTTCATTTTCAatgcatatgcaaatttgtGCTGAAATTCCTCTCTAGGGATTTTCATTTGTAGTAGGATTGAATCGTTTAAATTCATCTTCATCATGAGAGTGGCcatgttttattttgttgtcaTCTTTCTTGATATCCTAATTGATTTGACTGGGTTAATATGCACTTAGTAATGCATTCTGGCAGCATTACGCATGTTAATTCAACCGAAGAGTTAAGGTTCTATCACACAGCAGGAAACTGGATTGATACTTACTACATGGCTATCAGTAAATgcttaataacaaatttatacAGATTATAAAGGTTCATGCATTCACAATCTCATTTTGAACTTGAAGGTAGTTGAGCTGAATATACTGAAAGATAGAGATGCGCGCACTGCTTTCATCATTTCAGTTAtgagaaaaatgtttgaaaataaaatatattaatttttggttCAAATTATTTAATCCACATGAGAGCTATTGCCTTAAGGTCATGAGTTTTTTGTTGTAATTGGCATTTCTTACGGGTCAACACAACACAAGCTTTACCAGAGCACTAGCTAATACTTTACTAGACTAAAGTAGAATGATTGTGTTTTCCAATTTGTCTGCTTGTAATCAATCAATAATTTATTAAGCCAGTAGACTAAAGTAGAATGATTGTCTTCCAATTTACTAGAGCACTAGCAAACAATCAACTTTTTGAATCCCAATTTGTTTGCAGCATGTCAGCAATGAATTAAAACATTTTATGGTGGATAATCAATTGGAAACAGCTTCAAATGGGAAGTTGGGCTGAGTTGGCACTTGATTGGGCTTTAGACTGAGAGAGTAATCTGGTACAATAGAGCCGATACTAACATCTGGTTCTGTCTAGACTCTAAACCACATCTTTACTTGTCACATTTGAAACTTTGAATTCTGGAgtttatataaattttaattctcattagTTAATGCTTAACATTTGGCCTTTTGTTTAGAATAAAATCATTCCaattttttggtgtgtttttagGTGGGATTTGGGATATGGTATACGTTTGGCCTATGTGAGTGATCCCTGCTACAGGAATGGACCtctgttaaatttgattttcctaagcactttcttttgtttaatgtcaaaactatttataatttatatttataagcAAGTGTTTATATTAGGAGGTGGTATGTTGACTAAGCTTAAGTTAGAAGGTGGAGATGTCCTTAAGGTTTAATACAATAGATAAGTGGGTTAGATTTCTCAACTTTTAAATTTCTCAACTTTTAAATTGAATGTACCACTGATGTGGGTTTTCGACCTTCTATTGGATTTACAATTGGGTCAAAAATTCTAAAGAAATGCATGAACTTGGTGGTTATAATGATGTGTTCTGCTGTTAGTGTTGGGTATTGGCAATGTGGATCAGATCCCATTTTCTGTGACACTGCAGGTTTCTGCCTTCGGGATTTGTGAAACAGGAAAAACGAATTTTGGGTGTCTGAGTCCAAGGCCATAAAAACCGAATCTTTCAACAGATTTATAGACCTTTGCAGAGTTATGATTAACAGAGACTTCGTGGAGTGCAGTATTTGAGTCTGGTTTTGGCTAAATTTGAACATTGTAATACATTGTTAAGGAGATACCTTGAATTTTCCCTTATCTGGACGGTACTGAAATCAGTAATGTGAAACCATCTTAGTTTACGTTACATTGTTGGAGGAAACTCTATACAACTTTTGATTTGCCAAATAATCTGCACGTTGTGTATATGCTTTATAGTGCATATAAGCATATCAATAATTCTTGGGGATGGATGGAGGGTTGTGTGGCTATGCTAGGATGATAGCATACTTTATAAGAGTGTTAGCTTCAAAACTGAGTTGCTATGGTGCTTTTTGGATTTCAGAACATTGGCTATGCTCTATGGTACACCAGCCTATACAATGTTATACGGAATAGGACCAAAATATTTGCTTTTTGAAAGCGCTAATGAGCAAGAAAACGGAAATCTGTTATTGAAATACAAGCATGTTCAATTTAATGTTTGTTAAAGGACCTTTTTTTAATTATGGTTTCTTCGGAGTTTCTTTTTCGTTCAATGATGTAAATAATTTTCatcttaatttgtttgtttaatataaGTAAGGGTGCTGTGCGAGAAGGCCAAGGAAATATTAATGGAAGAAAGCAATGTCCAAGTGGGCCTTTTTAGTTGCAAGTTTCTGTTTCATGTCTTTGTATTGTTTCATACAGGTTTTGGACCTATAAAGATTTGGGCATGTCATGAGGTAAATGAATAACCATTTTGGGTTTTATGTGTTGCAGCCTGTAAAAAGCCCTTTAACTATCTGTGGTGATATTCATGGACAATTCCATGATTTGGCGGAGCTTTTCCGCATTGGAGGAAAGGCATTGTTCTGATTTGGGCTATTTAATTTATCGTATGTGTTCTTCAAGGTTGTTAATTGGTTGCTACTTATTGGTGATGTTTtctctttcttattttgtaGTTTTCTGGTTTGTTCTGTTGGATGTTTCACTTTCCAAAAATAACATTAATTTCCTGTTGCAATTTTTTTGCAGTGCTCAGATACAAACTATTTGTTTATGGGAGATTATGTGGACCGTGGCTATTATTCAGTTTAAACAATGACTGTAAATATTGAGTATTTTTATTTCTACTTCTTATCTTTCAATTAGTTAAGGTATAATTTTAGGGTTCTCCTTCTGGCACTAAGATAAAGGTATTTTGGAAGCTCTGTGCAACGATTTGGTTTGattatttagggttttgatcAATGGCAAGCCCAAAAGGCCTAACTATCTGCCTCTGCAGGTATGCCAGTTTCTTTTGATTATCATATCATTTTTTCTCAGACTCTTAGTCTTATCTTTTTGGAACTCCTCTGTCTGATATCTAGATTTGTGCTTCCCCATGTGGTTTCTCTTGGTGTTTTAGCTTTGTTCATTAGTTTCGCTTCAACGGTATACAAAAGTATTATCTTCAAAGCAGAGGGCATCCTTAGTTGAAAAATCAAGGCAGAAGCCTCAGGAAAGAATAAGAACTGTGACTAATATAGCTTTGCAGGTCATGAAAGGTTTGGTTTCTTTACCACATGTTGCAATAATTCTTCTTGCTCATTTGATTTACTATTGCACGCAATGAAAAAATACCAGTATGATAATGATCCTGTGCTTGGTACATGTGGTATTTCTATAAATAAGGACTTAACTCAGGTCAAGGGCCGTGTTCTTGAGACTCCAAGGTAAACTGTCACTTTTTTATGGGCTCtgtggggtggggggggggggatttgCGACGTGGATATTTCAAATGAGCTCAATGTGGCTCATAGGTTATATCGAGTGCACAAATGAGCTCAATATGGCTCATCGGTTATAGAGAATTAGAATTTGCGACTTGGATATTTCAAATGACTAACAAACAGTAatcaatttaacttttcttccCTGTCAGTTTTagtgctttttcttttcttattacttttagGAGTTAatttttgagatattttatgACTAACAAACTTGAATTTTTTGCTATTTAGTATTGAATTTGTAGCACAGTGGAAATATGTGGAATGAGGGCGATGTCTTCTACTTGCTCATCCAAAGGTTACAATTTTTTGCAttcttttggggttttttttcttaattttatttatgaaattagatgactaatttttaaataatgagAAATTAGTTCTTCGCTGTGAAATGTTCATTTTTCGGTGTTTCTATTAAAACAATGAAATCTTAATCTTCTTTCAAATGGGCTGTAATTTCATAAGTTTTAATGTAAACAGTTCACTGATTATGGTTGTAGTGGGTTGGTCTGAATTGCAGGATTATTAATATGAGGAGAAGATATGCGGGATGAAAAGGAGAGCGAGAGAAACGGTGAggttttattttctgatttggaTTTTGAAATTGAGTAATTTTCTGCTTTTGTGTCTTTTGAGTAGGTGTGGGATTTAGTTTCATGCCAGGGGTTGTAATGGGTGGATTGGatgtaaaattttcttttcgAATTTCAATCCCCCCCTAAATCTCTTCATTCCAACCAAACatttgaggatttggttttaattGTTTGTTTGGACTTTTGAGCTTTTGACGAATTATTTGGATGCTAGGAAAATTTACATGCTATTTGGATACTAGGAATATTCATGGAACTCAAACAAGattgtttcataattttttgagaaatgtggAATTTGGTTTCAAATGGTATTGACtatttttcaaaatcctataaTCTAATCGAAGTTCTGAATTTCTATTAAGATCAATATTAGTTGTTTTTGGTTCAAGAAATTCCAACATTCTTTGTTGGTCCTTGAAATTTTCATTAGCATTGAGTATAGTGGTTTTTGGGGCAGGTTTGCATGGAAGATGAGAATACGATCTCTGTGTCCCTTGAAACAAGTATTTCGGGAAGCTCGATGATTTGTCTATGTTTCGCGAACAGGTTTGTTCATTTTCTAAATGTTAATATTTATTGTATTTACACTCAGGTGTTAAGCCATACATATATAGATGTATGCATGTTCTTTGTTTTCCccataattttcatataatttatgAAGAATGTGTACGAACGACAATGATCGAGTGGATTATGCAAGTCTCACCATATAAACTGTAAATTCCACATGATTGTTCTCCTTCCCCCTCTCAAAGCACAGTTTGGGTGGATTAACTAAGATATGTGTAGTTAATCTTTTTGTTTGTCTACAACTCATGGTTTAGAACTTTTGATGCTTGGTGACTAACAATGTAACATATAATTAATGGGGCAGGCAGTGACACATATTTGGGCAGGGCTTGGAGAGGCATACCCCATATGGTGTATGCCTACACCAACATGACCAAGGTGGTTAACCCTGCCGACTGAAGCGATAACCACCCTGAATGTAACAAGTTAGCATATTATGTCATTTAAAACATGATTAAGCATTTTCATATAATTAGTTTTTAGAGttaataatataatttgaaattgCAGCAATGTGGCCTGCAAAGAGTACAAGTGCATGGGTCCAGGTTCAAGTACATATAATGAGAGAAATTTGAGCAAAGAATTGACTGACAAACAAGTCAAGCCTTTCATTAGCCTTGGATATATTCAGGGTATGGTTGCTTCCTCCTCCAAATCCAAAAgtgtagttatatatatatatatatatatatattacatatgtacatTACTAATTTTGTTAGTACTagagaaatagttgatttttctacgtgcagatatacatatataggttcaattaaaaatttctatCAATTGAAAATGATACTTTATGTTATCATTTACTTGGTACGTGAAGATGTttcattttgaaaataaaagatagacTATACTTGGAACAAAATTCTGGAGACTGTTGAGGTGTGTCTTTGGATGCTAACTTGGTTCTTAGAGACTGTTTTGCATTGCTTCTTTCCTTACTACATTATATGATATggacataattttttatttatcattttgaaGGTTTTCTGGACCCCTGATTTTTTAACGTGCAAGtcatcgagagagagagagataattttttatttatcattttgaaGGTTTTCTGGACCCCTGATTTTTTAACgtgcaagagagagagagagagagagagagagagagagagagagagagagagagagagagagagagaggacgatGTCGGGATTTTGGTAAAGATTTGAGCTTTAGTGGTAACCATGCTGATTTGAGCTCACAGTAAAACCCAATAGTATGTAGATTGAATTGAGTTGGAAACTGAGTGAAAAAATGTTAGAGAGAGGATTGTGTATGGATTTTTGGCATTGCGGTTGAGGCTGTTAAATAGCGTAGAATTGAGTAAATGCTGATGGTCTCAATGAAAGAAGGTCATCATATATAGTAGAAATTGGTTTGAATTTCTGATGTCACGTGTGAATgggttttaaaattttcaaaccaccATATTATCTTTTTAGTAAGCAATGAACATTCACAGAAGATGCAGTTTGGTTTCCTGTTGAAAATTTTAGTACTGATACATAAAATTTGCTAAATATCGTAACTCATTTTGGTCGCGAGTTTGttctgtaaattttttttttgctctgcTATTAATAG belongs to Malus sylvestris chromosome 17, drMalSylv7.2, whole genome shotgun sequence and includes:
- the LOC126611961 gene encoding uncharacterized protein LOC126611961 translates to MVAYTCWHIWKARYAFVFNKVRINHLNVVLAISNAVGSFLAVSCGPEVNRIRECVGQVPGCAPLWFPPPPHFTKINVDASWSKMLCSGFVGVVLRDAEAHFIAAARYHIRAPCAAAVEAMALLRGCELGATLGFYEVILESDSSEAISCLSNSIENGSWEAVPTLTRVKLLGEAFQNCRWSWVPRSANMAADALTSRDCAELCDVVWVDRPPSSLVFVLNNDGLPCPY